TCGCTAGAAGCAGAGCCTCTTCGTTAATCAGAGTCTCTATCTCTTGCCTTAGTTGGAAAGATGGTTAATTAGTTGCCGGTCTATCACATCAAGAGAGACTTGAGTACGAGGCGAAAAATCGTGGACTGAAGTTCGCCTATGACGGAATGCGTGTGAAGTTATAGTACCTCAAATGTTTCTTTCTTGATGGTGTGCGTATAGGTGGAATCTAGGTCTTCTGTCGAATAAAATCTTCAAATAGTTGCGTGGCCCTTTCAAGGGGCAGTATTTTTGGTGGTTGTTTAAAGGCGTAGGCAGAAATGCTCAGTATCGCTCCCGCTTCTCCTCTTTCAAGGGCAACCTTGACCGCTCTTATAACGTCTAAAAGAACTGAACCAGCATTTGGACCATCAACGGTGCACAACCGCAGTTCAATTTCCATCGGCACTCTTCCGAAATATAGCCCCTTTAACCACAAATAGCTATCCCGTCGGTTTTGCAGAAAATCCACGTAATCAGTTGTCCCAGCCACAACCGAAGCCTTATAGGGCAAAGCCGACTCTACCGTCTTCGTCTTCACAACCCGCTTAGTTTCTCGACTCCTCTCCAGTGTATTCAGAGACTCTGTCCCTCCACCCACATCAAGCTGATAAGTTTCGGAAATGCGAACACCCCGCGCCGAAAGTAATCTCAGCAGCGTCTTATGCAATGTGGTGGCGCCGACTTGATCGATCAAATCATCACCCACAACCGGTAACCCTGCGTTCTTGAAATGTCCCGCCCACGTGATGTCACTTGCAATACTCACAGGCGTTACATTAATAAAAGCGCAACCAGCCCTAAGCGCTTGCTCTGCATACCATTGTGCAGCCTTCACCGCGCCGCTTGGAAGAAGGTTAACAAGCATGTCAGCACCGCTTTCCTTCAACACGTGTGCCGGATCTATTTCAGGAGAAGAATCGATTTTCACGATATCTTTGAGGTAACTTCCTAGACCATCTAAGACCTGTCCTTTTTGGACAGAGACGCCCAATTCAGGAACTTGAGCGAACTTCAAAGTGTTGTTTGGCTCTGCAAAGATAGCCTTTGACAGATCCTTTCCAACTTTTCTAGCGTCAACGTCAAAAGCTGCAACGATTTCAATGTCCCGCGGATGATACCCTGCAAGAATTAACCGCCTTAGTCCAATCACATCTTCTTCATTGTCCATGTCTTTGTAATAGTGCAGACCTTGAACAAAACCTGAGGAACAATTTCCAACGCCAGCTAGCGCAATTTTAATTTTAGTCATCGAAAGTCACCAGTCACGCTTATGAGATAAGCGGTCCTATTCAAAACTTTTGGGGCTACAGACATCTACAAAAGCATTCTATCTTGTGAATCCTTTTATGATAAAAAAACTTTGAGAAAATAGTTTTGGATATGTTAGACAGTCGTCATCTTTGCTGGCTTTAGTGTTAGTACCTTGTACTTGTTCTTCTTCTCTTCGACCAACAATCTCTACAGTAGACTGGCCTGCTGGGATCGGGCTTGAATGGAACTTCACATTCATTACCGCAATCAGCGCAAACTGCCTTGGTCATCTCTCGAGTTTCTTTTTCGTATGGCATACAGACTGCACCTCCTATTCGATAAGACAGAACTAGTTTTCTTTGGACTAATTCTTGCTTGTCTACCCAGTTGACGAATCGCCTTATAAACTTATGTAGCATCCAGCAGATAAACCAGCAATACCCCCCCAATTATGATTATAGAATTTTTTTCCATGATACTAACCTCATAATACAACCTAAGTTTCTATTCTGCATGCATCTCATAGGCTTAAGTTTTTATGACTTGTGGAAGCGTGCGCATTGCCAGTATTCTCCATACATACATGCACTAAGTTTCTTCCACATGCCGCGCTCCCTGGCTCAACAGATATTAGCTACACGAGTTATCCTAACCCTTCCTCTCTTTTTGTGCATGTATGGTTGATTGTCACCAAACCATTGGGATATATCCGTCTTTTATGAGGTTTGAAATTATTGGACCAACATATTCTATCTTGATTCCCAGCTTCGCCAAATTGCCAGACCAACTTTCCTTGTCGGATATATACTTGCAAGCCACACATTCACTTAGTTTGGCTATCTCTTGAGCCCTTTTTGCTATATCTTCGTCTTCAGCTACTAATCGCTCTGAAGGTCCGAAAAAAATCACTTTTACGTCATCTAGCCATCTATACTTGATAGCATTGCGAGCATACATCATACCAGTTTGAGCTTTCTCTTTTTCGCCAGTTGCGATAATTATCAAAAGTTTTGAACTCATAATAGAGCACATCCGTGAAAAAAATGTCAGTCGCGTATTAATGCATTTTGGGCCACGCGAACATCTTTATTCATCTTGCATGTAATTTCAGCATATGGAGCGTTTGAAGAGAGCTTTGAAATATGCGTTTTGCATCCTCACTCGACAGGATTTCATCAACCGAATTTTGACAGCATCACCCGACAGTTTACAGGAACATTCATGACCCTAAGACTTAACAGAGCCGAAGAAAACAGACCTTATATGTCTCACATCGGGTGATATCTCCACTTGGGGGAGGGTTCAAATCTCTCCCGGTCCACCTAGAATTCTAATGTTCCACTAGTGAGAAACTGAGAGCGCTAACCTTCAGTCTTAAGAGATTGTGAGAATCCAGATCAGAAGCTCAGATTATGTATCTGAATCTGGATTTCTAAATCATAACTTTTTTCTAGCTTCGAAAGCTGCTTACAATACTTGACAATCATGTGTACCACATGCGCGCTCGCAGGTAACGGCAAATGACTTAATAAAGATTGAACAGAAAGACGCCAGTGACGCCTCTTACACCACTAGATGTATGTAGTTGGAGTCAGTATATAAGTTTAAGGTTGGGTAAGGAATATGCCCTACAAGTTTAGCTTTGACCTTTCGAGAATATCTAAGGGTTTCTTTAGAGAACTCGCAAGCATAGCCAATGAGAAAGGTCTGCACAAAAAACTTGGAGGTCGCGCTAGGCATTTAGCTGAAAAATTTAGAATTCAAGAAATGACTGGCTTGGAGATTTCTGATGCATTAATGCTTGTCGAAGACCTTGTTGACGTATATGTTAGAAACCTTTCCGAAGAACAAAAATTTCATAAAACTGGAAAACGGGCTGTTCTTCTGCCTCACTGCGCCCGCAAGTATATGGACAATCGTTGTCAAGCGAGCTTCAATCCTGAAACTCCATCTTATAGCTGTGGTCACTGCTCAGAAGACTGTATAGTAAACCAGGCTACAAAGCTGGCTGAGAAGAATGACTACGACGTATTTGTTATCCCTGGGAGTTCTTGTGTTCCTCAGATATTGAAAAGGAGTGGCTGTGAAGGAGTTATAGCTGTCGCTTGTGGTCACGAGTTGAAAATGGGTGGTGACTTTATCCAACATCTAGGCTTAACTGGCCAAGCAATTCCTCTTACGAAAAATGGTTGCGCAAACACCAAGTTCAACATAGAGATTTTGAAGAAGATTATGGCTTATTCCTAGACTACGCTTATCCTAATCCTGAAAATGCTTTTCCTTTCAACATTAACTTGCAAAGGTAAAAACTAGTGTTTTCATTGCAGTATAAGTTATAGAGCTTCTCACGTAATTACTTTGCACTTTCCATGTTCGGAGTCTATATGATTCCAAATAGAATTTTGATCGCTTACCATCAAACACGGCAAACCGGGATGCACACAAAATCTATAAGATTGAAGCCTTTACAACTAAGCTCTCAAACGCTTGGAGGAAAACCATTTGAGTTTAGAACAAACAGTAGAAAACGTAGCAGTTAACCTGTTACGCTTTGCAGTTACAGAATTACCAAAAGATGTTAAAGAAGCCCTCCAAAAAGCTTACCAAGAAGAAACAAGTGAAGCGGGGAAAACACAACTCAAAGCCATCCTTGACAATGTTGCGTTAGCCCAAAGAACCCGCACCCCCATGTGCCAAGACACCGGCACAATAATCTTCTATATCAAAGCCGGAGCAGAAGTCAAAAATCTAGACAAGATTGAAAACGCTTTACGCAACGCCACCAAAAGAGCCACAAACGAAGTGCCCTTGAGACCAAATGCTGTAGACCCATTCAAACAGAAAAACACAGGCAACAACACAGGTAGAAACATCCCCTACATAAACTGGGAAATAGTGCCCGGCAACACCCTTGAAATCACTGTGCTACCGAAAGGCGGTGGCTCAGAAAACGTCTGCGTTACTACTATGCTAGTACCTGGAGAAGGTATCAAAGGGCTAAAGAAATTTGTCATAGACTCCGTAATCAAAGCAGGCTCAAAACCGTGCCCCCCAAACATTTTAGGCGTGGCAATTGGAGGAGGAACAGATATCTCCATGAAACTGGCAAAAAAAGCGTTACTACGCCCCCTTAACCACCCCAACTCAGACCCCGAAATAGCCAAACTTGAAAAAGAACTACTGGAAGCCGCAAACCAAACAGGTATAGGACCCATGGGATTAGGCGGCAAGTTCACCGTCCTAAGTGTAAACATAGACTACGCTGCAAGGCACCCCGCATCCTATCCAGCGGCAGTAGCCTTCAACTGCTGGGCGGCAAGAAGGGCAACAGCACGCATTCATCCAGGTGGGCGTGTTGAATACTTAACGCATGAAATGAGGTGAAAAAGAATTGGCAACATACAAATTAACCACCCCAATCTCCGAAGAACATGTGCGAAAATTGAAAGTCAACGATGTTGTATACATCACAGGAACTATAGTGACAGCCCGCGACCAAGCTCATAAAAGAGCCCTGCAATTTCATAAAGAAGGAAAACAACTCCCAATCAACTTAGAAGGTTTGGCAGTTTTTCACTGCGGTCCCATAGTCAAAAAGGAAGGAGACAAATGGAACATAGTGGCAGCTGGCCCCACAACTAGCACACGAATGGACATTTTCGAAGATGAATTCATCAAGAACTTCAAAACCCGCGTCATCATTGGTAAAGGAGGCATGGGTAAACGCACCACCGACGCCATGCAGAAATACGGTGCCATCTATGGAGCCTTCACGGGCGGAGCCGCAGTCCTCGCCGCAAAAGCAATAAAAAAAATCAAAAATGTCGAATGGATCGACCTGGGCATGCCCGAAGCCCTATGGATATTAAAGACTGAAGAATTTGGTCCCCTAACAGTCGCGATAGACTCTCACGGAAACAATCTCTTCGAAGATGTTAAAAAGAAAACAGAAGAAAATCGAACAGTTATCTACCAAAAACTCGGCATTCAGCCATAGCAAACTGCAATGTGCGCATGAATCTCTAACTCAAATCGGTCATAGTGCTTCCTTCAAAGGCTCTAGGATATCCTTCATCGCGCAGAAGAGGATAGTGCATTGTATGCAGAACCTTTTGAAGAACCTTCAGTGAAACCTGCGTGTGCGTGCCAAGAAAGAGCGTGAAGGGATGTTGAAAAGACTTCAATCATTAGGATACATTCAATGCGAAGATTCTGAACTCTAGGCGCGCGCGAACGGTTATATGGCTTGCGAAAGTAGCTCTGCTATGTCTAGGACTTGAATTTTTCCTTCCAAGCCTGTTGTTTTAACGGCATCCTCGAAGGTTAGGAGACAGAAGGGACACGCAACAACTAATATCTCTGCTCCCGAGTCGGCTGCGTCCTTGACGCGGATTTCGGCGAGACGTTCTCCAGGAATGTCTATCCACATTCTTCCTCCGCCGCCTTCGCAACACAAGCTTCGCTCCCTAGAACGATCGAACTCTACAAGTTTTACGCCTGGAATGTTTTCGATAGCTCTTCTGGGCTCGTCGTATATGCCATTCTGTTTTCCTAGGAAGCAGGGATCGTGATAGATGACTGTTTTGTTTATCTCTCGTGAAAATGTGAGATT
Above is a genomic segment from Candidatus Bathyarchaeota archaeon containing:
- a CDS encoding inositol-3-phosphate synthase, which encodes MTKIKIALAGVGNCSSGFVQGLHYYKDMDNEEDVIGLRRLILAGYHPRDIEIVAAFDVDARKVGKDLSKAIFAEPNNTLKFAQVPELGVSVQKGQVLDGLGSYLKDIVKIDSSPEIDPAHVLKESGADMLVNLLPSGAVKAAQWYAEQALRAGCAFINVTPVSIASDITWAGHFKNAGLPVVGDDLIDQVGATTLHKTLLRLLSARGVRISETYQLDVGGGTESLNTLERSRETKRVVKTKTVESALPYKASVVAGTTDYVDFLQNRRDSYLWLKGLYFGRVPMEIELRLCTVDGPNAGSVLLDVIRAVKVALERGEAGAILSISAYAFKQPPKILPLERATQLFEDFIRQKT
- a CDS encoding DNA-directed RNA polymerase, encoding MPYEKETREMTKAVCADCGNECEVPFKPDPSRPVYCRDCWSKRRRTSTRY
- a CDS encoding DUF116 domain-containing protein; translation: MPYKFSFDLSRISKGFFRELASIANEKGLHKKLGGRARHLAEKFRIQEMTGLEISDALMLVEDLVDVYVRNLSEEQKFHKTGKRAVLLPHCARKYMDNRCQASFNPETPSYSCGHCSEDCIVNQATKLAEKNDYDVFVIPGSSCVPQILKRSGCEGVIAVACGHELKMGGDFIQHLGLTGQAIPLTKNGCANTKFNIEILKKIMAYS
- a CDS encoding fumarate hydratase, with amino-acid sequence MSLEQTVENVAVNLLRFAVTELPKDVKEALQKAYQEETSEAGKTQLKAILDNVALAQRTRTPMCQDTGTIIFYIKAGAEVKNLDKIENALRNATKRATNEVPLRPNAVDPFKQKNTGNNTGRNIPYINWEIVPGNTLEITVLPKGGGSENVCVTTMLVPGEGIKGLKKFVIDSVIKAGSKPCPPNILGVAIGGGTDISMKLAKKALLRPLNHPNSDPEIAKLEKELLEAANQTGIGPMGLGGKFTVLSVNIDYAARHPASYPAAVAFNCWAARRATARIHPGGRVEYLTHEMR
- a CDS encoding FumA C-terminus/TtdB family hydratase beta subunit codes for the protein MATYKLTTPISEEHVRKLKVNDVVYITGTIVTARDQAHKRALQFHKEGKQLPINLEGLAVFHCGPIVKKEGDKWNIVAAGPTTSTRMDIFEDEFIKNFKTRVIIGKGGMGKRTTDAMQKYGAIYGAFTGGAAVLAAKAIKKIKNVEWIDLGMPEALWILKTEEFGPLTVAIDSHGNNLFEDVKKKTEENRTVIYQKLGIQP